From Herbiconiux flava, one genomic window encodes:
- a CDS encoding peptide deformylase gives MAVLPIRISGDPVLHTPASPVVAIDDELRSLVADMFETMDAAPGVGLAGPQVGVPLRLFVFSYVEDTGDEDTGDEEGDDDSPDDTASLREYRGVAINPELYISPTSVEPADPDTESEGCLSFPGERFPLVRGESAILRATDLDGRPYEIEAHGWLARIFQHEFDHLEGLLYIDRIDPVYAKVARKIERKKGWGVPGYAWLPGVDELDA, from the coding sequence ATGGCCGTTCTCCCGATTCGGATCTCCGGCGATCCGGTGCTGCACACGCCCGCCTCCCCCGTCGTCGCCATCGACGACGAGCTCCGCTCCCTCGTGGCCGACATGTTCGAGACCATGGACGCGGCGCCCGGAGTGGGCCTCGCCGGCCCGCAGGTGGGCGTGCCGCTCCGCCTCTTCGTCTTCTCCTACGTCGAGGACACGGGCGACGAGGACACGGGTGACGAGGAGGGCGACGACGACTCCCCCGACGACACCGCGTCCCTCCGCGAGTACCGCGGCGTCGCCATCAACCCCGAGCTCTACATCTCCCCCACCTCGGTCGAGCCGGCCGACCCCGACACCGAGTCCGAGGGCTGCCTGTCGTTCCCCGGCGAGCGGTTCCCGCTGGTGCGGGGCGAGTCGGCCATCCTGCGTGCCACCGACCTCGACGGCCGGCCCTACGAGATCGAGGCGCACGGCTGGCTCGCCCGCATCTTCCAGCACGAGTTCGACCACCTCGAAGGGCTGCTCTACATCGACCGGATCGATCCGGTCTACGCGAAGGTGGCCCGCAAGATCGAGCGCAAGAAGGGCTGGGGCGTGCCCGGCTACGCGTGGCTGCCCGGGGTCGACGAGCTCGACGCCTAG
- a CDS encoding AzlD domain-containing protein, which translates to MTAWQIVLLASIVCAALKVAGYLIPPKAFEHPTVARVANLMTVALLAALIGVQTFGAGQAVQLDARVPAVLVAAVLYALRVPFVVVVIVAALVAAGIRMLT; encoded by the coding sequence ATGACAGCCTGGCAGATCGTCCTCCTCGCCTCGATCGTCTGCGCCGCGCTCAAGGTCGCCGGCTACCTGATCCCGCCGAAGGCCTTCGAGCACCCGACCGTCGCCCGCGTCGCCAACCTGATGACGGTGGCGCTCCTGGCGGCACTGATCGGCGTGCAGACCTTCGGGGCCGGTCAGGCCGTGCAGCTCGACGCGCGGGTGCCGGCCGTGCTGGTGGCCGCCGTGCTCTACGCGCTGCGCGTTCCGTTCGTCGTGGTGGTGATCGTCGCGGCACTGGTCGCCGCGGGCATCCGGATGCTCACCTGA
- a CDS encoding AzlC family ABC transporter permease, whose translation MAEPRTPGQRTPGPRTPGERAAIRSGLAVGLATAVYGISFGALATLSGLDVWQTCFLSLVMFTGGSQFALIGVLASGGLAAGPAAITSAALLGTRNVFYSIRMAPVVGPGFWRRAAAAQLTIDESVAVSTAQTTPAAQRAGFWVTGLAIYLGWNLTTLIGALIGDLLGDVSAYGLDAAAAAAFLGLLWPRLKERQTQAVAVAAAVVATLLTPVLVPGLPVLVAAGVALVVGGFNLFAAKPTAGSPAEPSARPSPPAGGAA comes from the coding sequence ATGGCCGAGCCGCGCACCCCTGGGCAGCGCACCCCTGGGCCGCGCACCCCCGGGGAGCGCGCGGCCATCCGCTCCGGCCTCGCCGTCGGCCTCGCCACCGCCGTCTACGGCATCTCGTTCGGAGCCCTCGCGACCCTCTCGGGCCTGGACGTCTGGCAGACCTGCTTCCTCAGCCTCGTGATGTTCACCGGCGGCTCGCAGTTCGCCCTGATCGGTGTGCTCGCCTCGGGCGGTCTCGCGGCCGGCCCCGCCGCGATCACGAGCGCCGCGCTGCTCGGCACCCGGAACGTCTTCTACTCCATCCGGATGGCCCCCGTCGTCGGCCCCGGCTTCTGGCGCCGGGCGGCCGCCGCGCAGCTGACCATCGACGAGTCCGTTGCCGTCTCCACCGCCCAGACCACGCCCGCAGCGCAGCGGGCCGGCTTCTGGGTGACCGGCCTCGCCATCTACCTCGGCTGGAACCTCACCACCCTCATCGGCGCGCTGATCGGCGACCTGCTCGGCGACGTCAGCGCCTACGGTCTGGACGCCGCCGCGGCCGCAGCCTTCCTGGGGCTGCTCTGGCCGCGCCTGAAGGAGCGCCAGACGCAGGCCGTCGCGGTGGCCGCCGCCGTCGTGGCGACGCTGCTGACGCCCGTGCTGGTGCCCGGCCTGCCCGTTCTCGTGGCGGCGGGCGTCGCCCTCGTGGTGGGCGGCTTCAACCTGTTCGCCGCGAAGCCGACGGCCGGGTCACCGGCCGAGCCGTCGGCCCGGCCGAGCCCGCCGGCGGGAGGTGCCGCATGA
- a CDS encoding D-isomer specific 2-hydroxyacid dehydrogenase family protein, with the protein MTPRSRSFDGRHREVLAVAADALPAGERPEPGPIAVLPEADPTFVEAVEAAGGTVAPLGDDTRGIVWLAHDRPEQFDEIISTYPGIGWVQLPWAGVDAFADSIRDHDRPGLVWTSAKGAYAQPVAEHALTLALALLRELPTRIRATTWGPKIGSSLYGLNVVIIGAGGIALELLRLLEPFGVTVTIVRRSADPVAGAHRTVTVEQLDEVLPEADLLVVAAAFTAGTDKLIGARQLELLPDTAHLVNIARGGLVDTEALVAALESGGIAGAALDVTDPEPLPDGHPLFSLDNAIATPHSADTPEMIAPLLAARVRHNVRAFLETGEFAGRVDPAAGY; encoded by the coding sequence ATGACGCCCCGATCCCGATCCTTCGACGGACGCCACCGCGAGGTGCTCGCGGTCGCCGCCGACGCGCTGCCCGCCGGCGAGCGGCCCGAGCCCGGCCCGATCGCCGTGCTGCCCGAGGCCGATCCCACCTTCGTGGAGGCCGTCGAGGCGGCCGGCGGCACCGTCGCACCGCTCGGCGACGACACCCGGGGCATCGTCTGGCTCGCCCACGACCGTCCCGAGCAGTTCGACGAGATCATCTCGACCTACCCCGGCATCGGCTGGGTACAGCTGCCCTGGGCGGGCGTCGACGCCTTCGCCGACTCCATCCGCGACCACGACCGCCCCGGTCTCGTCTGGACGAGCGCCAAGGGCGCCTACGCCCAGCCCGTGGCCGAGCACGCGCTGACGCTCGCGCTGGCGCTCCTCCGCGAACTGCCCACGCGCATCCGTGCCACGACGTGGGGCCCGAAGATCGGATCCTCGCTCTACGGGCTGAACGTCGTCATCATCGGCGCCGGCGGCATCGCCCTCGAGCTGCTGCGGCTGCTCGAGCCGTTCGGCGTGACGGTCACCATCGTGCGCCGCTCCGCCGACCCGGTCGCGGGAGCTCACCGCACCGTCACGGTGGAGCAGCTCGACGAGGTGCTGCCCGAGGCCGACCTCCTGGTGGTCGCCGCCGCGTTCACCGCCGGCACCGACAAGCTGATCGGCGCCCGCCAGCTCGAGCTCCTGCCCGACACCGCCCACCTCGTCAACATCGCGCGCGGCGGCCTCGTCGACACCGAGGCGCTCGTCGCCGCCCTCGAGAGCGGTGGCATCGCGGGGGCCGCCCTCGACGTGACCGATCCCGAGCCGCTGCCCGACGGGCATCCGCTCTTCTCGCTCGACAACGCGATCGCAACCCCGCACTCGGCGGACACGCCCGAGATGATCGCGCCGCTGCTGGCCGCGCGCGTGCGCCACAACGTGCGCGCGTTCCTCGAGACCGGCGAGTTCGCGGGGCGCGTCGACCCGGCAGCGGGGTACTGA
- a CDS encoding ATP-binding cassette domain-containing protein: protein MVERNVLSASDVTIEYPSHSVSPAFTAVKGFTLTVAPGEIVGLVGSSGSGKSTLAHVASGQAALRASKESSPRIIGGSLEVLGFEMRGIRRGKLGKLTLGVGYVAQDAGSKLTSNMTVAELVAEPLLLRDKRYDRHEAGLKAATLVDALLLPVGSMMKLPHELSSGQRQRVAVARGLILDPVLLIADEPTAGVDVSVRSAVVDVIAGLQRARGASALIISHDLDTLRRSADRVAVIHEGVVVGLGPIDDVLADPRHPYVVRLAEELNGDGLDDEEFDEDGFGEDGFGEDEFDGDDEADDDAVEDADEPEAADADDDPVGTLNPNDDETRGAR, encoded by the coding sequence ATGGTCGAACGAAACGTGCTCTCCGCCTCCGACGTGACGATCGAGTACCCCTCGCACAGCGTCAGTCCCGCTTTCACCGCCGTGAAGGGGTTCACGCTCACGGTCGCCCCCGGGGAGATCGTGGGGCTGGTGGGGTCGAGCGGCTCCGGCAAGTCGACGCTCGCGCACGTGGCGTCGGGGCAGGCCGCCCTGCGGGCCTCGAAGGAGTCGTCGCCGCGCATCATCGGCGGCAGTCTCGAGGTGCTCGGATTCGAGATGCGCGGCATCCGCCGGGGCAAGCTCGGCAAGCTCACCCTCGGCGTCGGCTACGTGGCCCAGGACGCCGGGTCGAAGCTCACCTCGAACATGACGGTGGCGGAGCTCGTCGCCGAGCCGCTGCTGCTCCGCGACAAGCGCTACGACCGGCACGAGGCCGGCCTGAAGGCCGCCACGCTCGTCGACGCGCTGCTGCTGCCCGTGGGCTCGATGATGAAGCTGCCGCACGAGCTGTCCAGCGGGCAGCGGCAGCGGGTGGCGGTGGCGCGCGGACTCATCCTCGACCCGGTGCTGCTGATCGCCGACGAGCCGACCGCGGGCGTCGACGTCTCGGTGCGGAGCGCGGTGGTCGACGTGATCGCCGGCCTGCAGCGGGCACGCGGTGCGAGCGCGCTGATCATCAGCCACGACCTCGACACGCTGCGGCGGAGCGCCGACCGGGTGGCCGTCATCCATGAGGGCGTCGTGGTGGGCCTCGGGCCGATCGACGACGTGCTCGCCGACCCGCGGCACCCGTACGTGGTGCGTCTCGCGGAGGAGCTGAACGGCGACGGGCTCGACGACGAGGAGTTCGACGAGGACGGTTTCGGCGAGGACGGTTTCGGCGAGGACGAATTCGACGGGGACGATGAGGCGGATGACGACGCGGTCGAGGACGCCGACGAGCCGGAAGCCGCCGACGCCGACGATGACCCGGTCGGCACGCTGAACCCGAACGACGACGAGACCCGAGGAGCCCGATGA
- the dnaG gene encoding DNA primase, which translates to MAGLIRRNDIDEVRSRINIADVVGDFVTLKSAGVGSMKGLCPFHDERSPSFHVRPQVGYYHCFGCGEGGDVFTFLQKMDHVTFSEAVERLAAKIGFQLHYEDGGAAADQGNRARLLAANEAAREYFAEQLTSPGAEAGRAFLGQRGFDAAAAARFGVGYAPQGWDNLGKHLRGRGYTEQELTAAGLLSQGDRGTYDRFRGRLIWPIRDQTGQTVGFGARRLFDDDKGPKYLNTPETIVYHKAQVLYGLDLAKRDIARSRQVVVVEGYTDVMAAHLAGVTTAVATCGTSFGVDHIKIMRRVLSDDSAGLGEVIFTFDPDAAGQKAALRAFSEEQRFAAQTYVAVAPDGLDPCDLRLAKGDDAVRRLIKSKKPMFEFVIRQKLSAYDLDTVEGRVAALRDAAPIVADIRDSALRPAYTRQLAKMLGTDLDVVQQAVERSVRSGGSGAGQGHGQGQGNGGDRGGAPGGDRGALRPGGAGGQDGRGGQGGQAGQGGQGGQGGQGGQGASGGQGGYRPSPAADPQVASVTTLEAVPVQVPAVSLTELPSTTTVRRERDALMAMLQSPTVIGAELLTRSTGCGFASAPLAAVRDAVARNVEHFDQPDFVQTVQADVPPEYRTLVEQLAVAPIPERPERAPENYLRGVVRALVERDLSRRKDELVLRLQRTDRVAEPVLYREIQIQSAQLEADRRAFVGE; encoded by the coding sequence ATGGCAGGACTGATCCGTCGCAACGACATCGACGAGGTCCGGTCGCGCATCAACATCGCCGACGTCGTCGGCGACTTCGTCACCCTGAAGAGCGCCGGCGTCGGCTCCATGAAGGGGCTCTGCCCGTTCCACGACGAGCGGTCGCCGAGCTTCCACGTGCGGCCGCAGGTGGGCTACTACCACTGCTTCGGCTGCGGCGAGGGCGGCGACGTGTTCACCTTCCTGCAGAAGATGGACCACGTCACCTTCTCCGAGGCCGTCGAGCGGCTCGCCGCCAAGATCGGCTTCCAGCTGCACTACGAAGACGGGGGAGCGGCGGCCGACCAGGGCAACCGGGCACGCCTCCTCGCGGCGAACGAGGCGGCGCGGGAGTACTTCGCCGAGCAGCTCACCTCGCCCGGTGCCGAGGCCGGCCGCGCCTTCCTCGGCCAGCGCGGCTTCGACGCCGCGGCGGCCGCGCGCTTCGGCGTGGGCTACGCCCCGCAGGGGTGGGACAACCTGGGCAAGCACCTCCGCGGCCGCGGCTACACCGAGCAGGAGCTCACGGCGGCGGGCCTGCTCAGCCAGGGCGACCGCGGCACCTACGACCGCTTCCGCGGGCGGCTGATCTGGCCGATCCGTGACCAGACCGGGCAGACCGTCGGCTTCGGCGCCCGCCGGCTGTTCGACGACGACAAGGGCCCGAAGTACCTCAACACCCCTGAGACGATCGTCTACCACAAGGCGCAGGTGCTCTACGGGCTCGACCTCGCCAAGCGCGACATCGCCCGCAGCCGCCAGGTCGTCGTGGTCGAGGGCTACACCGACGTCATGGCGGCCCACCTCGCCGGCGTCACGACCGCGGTGGCCACCTGCGGAACGTCGTTCGGCGTCGACCACATCAAGATCATGCGGCGGGTGCTCTCCGACGACTCCGCCGGCCTCGGCGAGGTCATCTTCACCTTCGATCCCGACGCCGCGGGCCAGAAAGCCGCCCTCCGCGCGTTCAGCGAGGAGCAGCGCTTCGCCGCGCAGACCTACGTCGCCGTGGCGCCCGACGGTCTCGACCCCTGCGACCTGCGTCTGGCCAAGGGCGACGACGCCGTCCGCCGCCTGATCAAGAGCAAGAAGCCGATGTTCGAGTTCGTCATCCGGCAGAAGCTCTCGGCCTACGACCTCGACACCGTCGAGGGTCGTGTGGCCGCGCTGCGGGACGCGGCGCCGATCGTCGCCGACATCCGCGACTCGGCGCTCCGGCCCGCCTACACCCGGCAGCTCGCGAAGATGCTCGGCACCGACCTCGACGTGGTGCAGCAGGCGGTCGAGCGTTCGGTGCGGAGCGGCGGCTCGGGTGCGGGGCAGGGCCACGGACAAGGGCAGGGCAACGGCGGTGATCGTGGCGGTGCGCCGGGTGGCGACCGCGGGGCGCTGCGACCGGGCGGCGCCGGTGGGCAGGACGGCCGAGGCGGTCAGGGTGGCCAGGCCGGTCAGGGTGGCCAGGGCGGTCAGGGCGGCCAGGGCGGCCAGGGAGCATCCGGTGGCCAGGGCGGGTACCGGCCCTCGCCGGCGGCCGACCCCCAGGTGGCGTCGGTGACGACCCTCGAGGCCGTGCCCGTCCAGGTGCCCGCGGTCTCCCTCACGGAGCTGCCCTCCACCACCACCGTGCGCCGGGAGCGGGATGCCCTGATGGCCATGCTGCAGTCGCCCACCGTGATTGGCGCCGAGCTGCTCACCCGGTCGACTGGCTGCGGCTTCGCCAGCGCGCCGCTGGCCGCCGTGCGCGACGCCGTCGCGCGGAACGTGGAGCACTTCGACCAGCCCGACTTCGTGCAGACGGTGCAGGCCGACGTGCCGCCGGAGTACCGCACCCTGGTCGAGCAGCTGGCGGTCGCGCCCATTCCCGAGCGACCCGAGCGCGCGCCCGAGAACTACCTGCGCGGAGTCGTGCGCGCCCTCGTCGAGCGCGATCTCAGCCGCCGCAAGGACGAGCTCGTGCTGCGGCTGCAGAGAACCGACCGGGTGGCGGAGCCGGTGCTCTACCGCGAGATCCAGATCCAGTCGGCGCAGCTCGAGGCCGACCGGCGGGCCTTCGTCGGGGAGTAG
- a CDS encoding deoxyguanosinetriphosphate triphosphohydrolase, with the protein MADALDLQTFAPTKGYAESDAERMLPEEHYTRRSDFQRDRARILHSSSLRRLAAKTQVLSPTVVADFARNRLTHSLEVAQVGRELASSLDLDPDVVDSACLAHDLGHPPFGHNGEKALNQWAQSIGGFEGNAQSLRILTRLEAKVFDDSGHGYGLNLTRASLDASCKYPWAASDPVEDPSGRLKYGVYDDDAPVFDWFRAGAPARKLCVEAQVMDLSDDIAYSVHDFEDAVLNGYIDVRVLARRVDHADLVRSIHARAGGGFTLDELSEAFERLDSLQVWLSEWDDSRRAHAGLKNLTSQLIGRFAGAATRATRESFPTPSITRYGADVIVPDWVAAEIATLKGIVSVFVMSNDARQPLYQQQRGLLMELADRLWQSDGAALDPAFADDWRTATDDRAARRVVVDQVASLTDQTALAWYERLCAQGDAGRLGEELLAAEGPRRALS; encoded by the coding sequence GTGGCTGACGCCCTCGACCTGCAGACCTTCGCGCCCACGAAGGGCTACGCCGAGTCCGACGCCGAGCGCATGCTGCCCGAGGAGCACTACACCCGGCGCAGCGACTTCCAGCGCGACCGCGCCCGAATCCTGCACTCCTCGTCGCTTCGCCGCCTGGCGGCCAAGACGCAGGTGCTGAGCCCCACGGTCGTCGCCGACTTCGCGCGCAACCGGCTCACCCACTCGCTCGAGGTGGCACAGGTCGGGCGGGAGCTCGCCTCCAGCCTCGACCTCGACCCCGACGTGGTCGACTCCGCGTGCCTCGCGCACGACCTCGGGCATCCGCCGTTCGGTCACAACGGCGAGAAGGCCCTCAACCAGTGGGCGCAGTCGATCGGCGGCTTCGAGGGCAATGCGCAGAGCCTGCGCATCCTCACGCGGCTCGAGGCGAAGGTGTTCGACGACAGCGGGCACGGCTACGGCCTCAATCTCACCCGGGCGAGCCTCGACGCGAGCTGCAAGTACCCGTGGGCGGCGTCCGACCCCGTCGAAGACCCGAGCGGCCGGCTGAAGTACGGCGTCTACGACGACGACGCGCCGGTGTTCGACTGGTTCCGGGCCGGAGCGCCGGCCCGGAAGCTCTGCGTCGAGGCCCAGGTGATGGATCTCAGTGACGACATCGCCTACTCGGTGCACGACTTCGAAGACGCCGTGCTGAACGGCTACATCGACGTACGGGTGCTGGCCCGGCGGGTCGATCACGCCGATCTGGTGCGCAGCATCCATGCCCGTGCCGGCGGCGGCTTCACGCTCGACGAGTTGAGCGAGGCGTTCGAGCGCCTCGACTCGCTGCAGGTCTGGCTCTCGGAGTGGGACGACTCGCGTCGCGCCCACGCCGGGCTGAAGAACCTCACCAGCCAGCTGATCGGGCGCTTCGCCGGAGCGGCCACGCGGGCCACCCGCGAGTCCTTTCCGACGCCGAGCATCACCCGCTACGGCGCCGACGTCATCGTGCCCGACTGGGTGGCCGCCGAGATCGCCACGCTCAAGGGCATCGTCTCGGTGTTCGTCATGTCGAACGACGCCAGGCAGCCGCTCTACCAGCAGCAGCGGGGGCTCCTGATGGAGCTCGCCGACCGCCTCTGGCAGAGCGACGGGGCCGCGCTCGACCCCGCGTTCGCCGACGACTGGCGCACCGCCACCGACGACCGGGCCGCCCGGCGGGTGGTCGTCGACCAGGTCGCGAGCCTCACCGATCAGACGGCGCTGGCCTGGTACGAGCGGCTCTGCGCACAGGGCGATGCGGGCCGGCTGGGAGAAGAGCTGCTCGCGGCCGAGGGGCCCAGGCGGGCTCTATCCTAG
- the dusB gene encoding tRNA dihydrouridine synthase DusB: protein MSTSTLTPDRLAIGPIQLDVPVVLAPMAGITNTAFRRLCREFGAGLYVSEMITSRALVERNEATFRLITHHPSETPRSIQLYGVDPATMAEAARILVDEDRTDHIDMNFGCPVPKVTKKGGGAALPWKLDLFREIVESVVEAAGDVPVTVKMRKGIDSDHLTYLEAAKAAEGAGAAAIALHARTASDFYSGQADWSAIATLKETISSIPVLGNGDIWSGEDAIRMVDETGCDGVVVGRGCLGRPWLFGDLAAAFRVRAGELSAEEAAALRAAPSLGVVAQTLRRHAELLVEFYDDEGRACRDIRKHVAWYLKGYPAGHEVRAALSTVQSLEQMDEILAELDWSMPYPGADAEGPRGRAGSPKRPSLPDRWLESRSLETAGRAEVAAAEKENSGG, encoded by the coding sequence ATGTCCACTTCAACCCTCACCCCCGACCGGCTGGCCATCGGGCCGATCCAGCTCGACGTGCCGGTGGTGCTCGCGCCCATGGCCGGCATCACGAACACGGCGTTCCGCCGGCTCTGCCGCGAGTTCGGCGCCGGGCTCTACGTGAGCGAGATGATCACGAGCCGGGCGCTCGTCGAGCGCAACGAGGCGACCTTCCGCCTCATCACGCACCACCCGAGCGAGACGCCCCGCTCCATCCAGCTCTACGGCGTCGACCCCGCCACCATGGCCGAGGCCGCCCGCATCCTGGTCGACGAAGACCGCACCGACCACATCGACATGAACTTCGGCTGCCCGGTGCCCAAGGTCACCAAAAAGGGCGGGGGTGCCGCGCTGCCCTGGAAGCTCGACCTCTTCCGTGAGATCGTCGAGTCGGTCGTCGAGGCCGCCGGCGACGTGCCCGTCACCGTGAAGATGCGCAAGGGCATCGACTCCGACCACCTCACCTACCTCGAGGCCGCGAAGGCCGCCGAGGGGGCGGGCGCCGCGGCGATCGCGCTGCACGCCCGCACGGCGAGCGACTTCTACAGCGGTCAGGCCGACTGGTCGGCCATCGCGACGTTGAAAGAGACCATCAGCTCGATCCCGGTGCTCGGCAACGGAGACATCTGGTCGGGCGAAGACGCCATCCGCATGGTCGACGAGACCGGGTGCGACGGCGTGGTCGTCGGGCGCGGCTGCCTCGGCCGGCCGTGGCTGTTCGGCGACCTGGCCGCCGCATTCCGGGTGCGCGCGGGCGAGCTCTCGGCCGAGGAGGCGGCGGCGCTGCGGGCGGCGCCGTCGCTCGGCGTCGTCGCGCAGACCCTCCGCCGGCACGCCGAGCTGCTGGTGGAGTTCTACGACGACGAGGGCCGGGCCTGCCGCGACATCCGCAAGCACGTCGCCTGGTACCTCAAGGGCTATCCGGCCGGGCACGAGGTGCGCGCCGCTCTCAGCACGGTGCAGAGCCTCGAGCAGATGGACGAGATCCTGGCCGAGCTCGACTGGTCGATGCCCTACCCGGGCGCCGACGCCGAGGGCCCCCGCGGCCGGGCAGGCAGCCCGAAGCGCCCCTCGCTGCCCGACCGCTGGCTGGAGTCGCGCTCGCTCGAGACCGCGGGCCGTGCCGAGGTCGCCGCGGCCGAGAAGGAGAACAGCGGTGGCTGA
- a CDS encoding aminoacyl-tRNA deacylase, with amino-acid sequence MVAPTVMDETDETETPAADRPTGTDRVREHARRLGLEVEVVERPEAGSLQEAAALLALEPGDIAKSLVVKRHDGDFLFALIPGDRQISWPKLRTLVGVNKLSMPHQDVALAATGYERGTITPLGSTTEWPVYLDESFAGRRVAMGAGAHGHSAYVDADALAAALGATVADISEPLPER; translated from the coding sequence ATGGTTGCTCCGACTGTGATGGACGAGACGGACGAAACAGAGACCCCGGCTGCGGACCGGCCCACGGGCACCGACCGCGTGCGCGAGCACGCCCGCCGACTCGGCCTCGAGGTCGAGGTCGTCGAGCGCCCCGAGGCGGGCTCGCTGCAGGAGGCCGCAGCGCTGCTCGCGCTCGAGCCCGGCGACATCGCCAAGAGCCTCGTGGTCAAGCGCCACGACGGCGACTTCCTCTTCGCGCTCATCCCGGGCGACCGCCAGATCAGCTGGCCGAAGCTCCGCACCCTCGTCGGAGTGAACAAGCTCTCGATGCCCCACCAGGACGTCGCGCTGGCCGCCACCGGCTACGAGCGCGGCACGATCACCCCGCTTGGCAGCACGACCGAGTGGCCGGTGTACCTCGACGAGTCCTTCGCCGGCCGCCGGGTCGCGATGGGCGCGGGTGCCCACGGCCACAGCGCCTACGTCGACGCGGATGCGCTGGCCGCGGCCCTCGGCGCGACCGTCGCCGACATCAGCGAACCGCTGCCCGAACGCTAG
- a CDS encoding DsbA family oxidoreductase → MTDTAASSAASSEAIKIDIWSDIACPWCYIGKRKLEFGIEEYASTEGSVPVEIEYHSFELSPDTPVDFDGDEIEFLSGHKGIPAEQASQMLERVTGIASSVGLDYDYDALKHTNTVKAHELMHYAKAHGLQLEMKERLLKAYFVEGRHVGRIEDLADLAAELGLDRDDVVRSLESGENVDAVRADQRQAQELGIQGVPFFVFEGKYGVSGAQDPATFAQVLAQVAGERVEVGS, encoded by the coding sequence GTGACTGACACCGCTGCCTCCTCTGCTGCCTCCTCCGAGGCCATCAAGATCGACATCTGGAGCGACATCGCCTGCCCGTGGTGCTACATCGGCAAGCGCAAGCTCGAGTTCGGCATCGAGGAGTACGCCTCGACCGAGGGCTCCGTGCCCGTCGAGATCGAGTACCACTCCTTCGAGCTCTCGCCCGACACCCCCGTCGACTTCGACGGCGACGAGATCGAGTTCCTCTCGGGCCACAAGGGCATCCCGGCCGAGCAGGCCTCGCAGATGCTCGAGCGCGTGACCGGCATCGCCTCCTCCGTCGGGCTCGACTACGACTACGACGCGCTGAAGCACACCAACACCGTCAAGGCGCACGAGCTGATGCACTACGCCAAGGCGCACGGGCTGCAGCTCGAGATGAAGGAGCGCCTGCTCAAGGCCTACTTCGTCGAGGGCCGGCACGTCGGTCGCATCGAGGATCTCGCCGACCTGGCCGCCGAGCTCGGACTCGACCGCGACGACGTCGTGCGCTCGCTCGAGTCGGGCGAGAACGTCGACGCCGTGCGGGCCGACCAGCGCCAGGCGCAGGAGCTCGGCATCCAGGGCGTGCCGTTCTTCGTCTTCGAGGGCAAGTACGGGGTGTCGGGCGCTCAGGATCCGGCGACGTTCGCGCAGGTGCTGGCCCAGGTGGCCGGCGAGCGGGTCGAGGTCGGCTCATGA
- a CDS encoding isoprenyl transferase has protein sequence MSPVPFTSPKAEPFRPLDWTGLYPPAVPAAAVPKHVAIVMDGNGRWANQRGLTRIEGHRAGEAALLDVVAGAVQIGVKHVSVYAFSTENWKRSPDEVRFLMGFNRDVLHRRRDQLNEWGVRIRWAGRKPRLWASVIKELQFAERLTAHNSTLTLTMCVNYGGRNEITDAVRAIADDVAAGRIRPSAVSEKLIQRHLYVPELPDVDLFVRSSGEQRTSNFLPWQSAYAEMVFLDRLWPDFSRVDLWQAIEHYAGRNRRFGGAVDAPAAETSSIEAE, from the coding sequence TTGAGTCCCGTTCCGTTCACGTCGCCGAAGGCCGAGCCGTTCCGCCCCCTCGACTGGACGGGCCTGTACCCGCCCGCCGTGCCCGCCGCCGCGGTGCCGAAGCACGTCGCGATCGTGATGGACGGCAACGGCCGCTGGGCGAATCAGCGCGGCCTGACCCGCATCGAGGGGCACCGCGCCGGCGAGGCGGCCCTGCTCGACGTGGTCGCCGGAGCCGTGCAGATCGGCGTGAAGCACGTCAGCGTCTACGCCTTCTCCACCGAGAACTGGAAGCGCTCGCCCGACGAGGTGCGCTTCCTGATGGGGTTCAACCGCGACGTGCTGCACCGTCGGCGCGACCAGCTGAACGAGTGGGGCGTGCGCATCCGCTGGGCCGGCCGCAAGCCCCGCCTCTGGGCGAGCGTGATCAAGGAGCTGCAGTTCGCCGAGCGGCTGACGGCTCACAACAGCACGCTGACGCTGACGATGTGCGTCAACTACGGGGGCCGCAACGAGATCACGGATGCGGTGCGGGCGATCGCCGACGACGTCGCGGCCGGCCGCATCCGCCCCTCCGCCGTCTCGGAGAAGCTCATCCAGCGCCATCTCTACGTACCCGAGCTGCCCGACGTCGACCTGTTCGTTCGCAGCTCGGGCGAGCAGCGAACCTCGAACTTCCTGCCCTGGCAGTCGGCCTACGCCGAGATGGTGTTCCTCGACCGGCTCTGGCCCGACTTCAGCCGGGTCGACCTGTGGCAGGCCATCGAGCACTACGCGGGGCGCAACCGGCGGTTCGGCGGGGCGGTCGACGCTCCGGCCGCCGAGACGTCGTCGATCGAGGCGGAATGA